Below is a window of Cryptococcus neoformans var. neoformans JEC21 chromosome 12 sequence DNA.
AACTTGGCGTGAgtctcctttttccctttccagGTAACTGTTTGCAATGTCATCTGACGCTGTCGACAGGCTCTTCGTATCGCCCACGAACAACTTACAACCACCTATGCCGGCCTTGTTGAAGCTTCGTCCCGTCATCCCGAGGACGTTGAAAACCTCCAGCGACAACTGAAAGAAGCGACTGACAAGCATggagctcttcttctcgaagCGTCGTCCTCAACAAACGACCAAAGTGCCGAGTTGAAGGCCCAAATTGAAGAgttgaagaaagagaaggaagagaaagagaaggaggttgaggaatTGAAGGGCActttggaagaggttgagcAGGAAGTGGAGTTGCTGAAAAAtgcgagaagagagggtgaggagagagagaggcaaTTGAACAAGGTATGCTTTATCGTGATTTTGTCTCTGCAATGGGTGCGCTAAATGTTAACCTGTAGATTATCGCTGGTCTTGAGGCCGAAATTGTAGAGTTGAAGGCCGAGTTTGAGGATCGATATACCGCTGGGTATGAAGATGCCAAGGTCAGTGTCTATTTAGCACATTTTCGTGGAACCATGACGACTAAATTGTCCTTTTAGCGAGCCGCTGGCGAAGAACACCACAAGGAACTTGCTTCCATCCGCTCAGAGATTTCCGTTACCCACTCGCGACTCCAGGACGCCCATACCGCCGAACTCGAATCTCTCAAAGCTTCCCAATCTACGACGCTTGCCACTCTCAACGCGGACCACAGCAGCCAAACGTCTGCGCTTGGATTGTCTCTCCAAGCCGCCAATGCCCAAGTGGAGCAGGATCAAGCCAAGTTGGAGTCCGTTTCTGAGGAGAGGGATGCGCTTGCCGAACAAGTAGAGAGGTTGAAGGCCGAGTTGGAGGGCGCTAGTGCCAGGGGCGATGAGGTTGATCCCGAGGTTGAGGCCGAGTTGAAAAAGGTCAAGGCGGAGCTGCAGCATGTCTCTGATGAACTTGCTGGTGCCCTCGAGGTGAGTTGTCCATGTCAAAAAATGTGACATGTATCACTAAGACAGTTTTGACGATAAAACAGATGTCTGAGATGAACAAGGCCCACTTTGAGCAGACGCTCTCGACTATGCAAGAACAACAGGCCGATGAGGTTCGAGCGGCGGTAGAGGGCCGAGAAAAGCAGTACGCACAGGAGAAGGCGCAGTACACCAGCGAGGCGGGAGAATTGAgggcggagatggagaaattGAAGATTGAGCTGAATGATGAAaaggcggagaaggaaagtgTGTTGGCCAGACTTGCTGTAAGTTGTTTAATATACGCAAGACGGGCGGGTGTAGCTGAGCACTCCACAGGAGAAATTGGGCGCTCCTTCTACACCCCCTCGAGCCGAGATTGTCAGCTCTCCTTCATTCGCCAGACTGCACGAAGCACACAACGCCAAGGTAACTGAACTGGAGAGGTAAGTATCCCAGATCCCCTGGGAAGTGACcgagttttttttttttttcgtccTGGTGCTGATCCTGCCCCTTTCTCTTAAGTGAGATTGCGCGACTCAAGGCAGAGCTTGCTGGAAAACCGGTCATCGCTTCTGAGCCGGTAGAAGAGTACGAAGATGTAGGTGTATATGATCATATCGAATTTGTTGAATGGTAGCTAAATGGGTTTCGAAGGATGAGACTCTTACGTTCTGATTTGGGTatacgaagaagaaacagacGGGTTATTGTAGGAGGGACATTGCTCAACGtgtcatcatctttttaCGAGGGTTAATGAGTATCGATCTAGTTCTTGCTTCAAGAGTGTGTAGTTGAGACCAAAGGAAATAAAATCAATATCTACAAGTTTCATTCTGCTTATGCATGTCCATAGATGTGTTTTTGTAGTTTTCTGTACATGAGTGTTGTAGCCTTTTGCCAGCAGCTTGATGGCGGAGCCAACGAAAAGAATTTACAGCTCGCTTCCAAACTGCCCCACGGGAATACAATTATACTCTGCCCGCAACGGCGTCACGCTCACATACCCGCTTGCCAACGCCCACGCATCCGTTCCTTCTGGTAAAGTGTCCTCgcgggggaagaggacCGGTTGGAGATTGGGTGCGAAACGGAATTTCagctgttgttgctgttgtggGTTGTGAGCAGGATCAGCAGCGTTGACGGGGGTGGGCGTTGGGGATGGTGTAGGGAGGGCGGCGGGGCCGGGTGTACCTTTTGATGTTTCGGTGTGTGCCGGGACGGGGAGGGCTTGCGGTCTGTTGGGTTGATTTTCGGTGAtgtccttttttccttggtCGGGGTCGTCTCCCGGGTCAAAGTGTGTGGTGTCGCTAGAGGTAGAGTTAGGGTTGGACTCCTTTGTTGGAAAGGGAGGTGCTTACAGCGCGGTGGGTTTAAACAAGCGGCCGTACGCATTCTTCCATAATTCTGTATACACGGCTTTTCGATTTCCTTTTTCGAGATACTCCTCTACAAGGGGTACGTTCACGCTGTAGATTTGTACCTTGCCGCCCTTTCCCGGGACAGAGTCGTGTCCCCAGTTGTCAAACAGTCTTTTGCAGACGTCTACGGAAGTTTCGgcggcgagggcgaggagaCGGGGCGGGACGGGGCGGGAGACGACGGCGTAGGATAGG
It encodes the following:
- a CDS encoding cytoplasm protein, putative, which codes for MPPLQTYSERPVVLLTNDDGPPCDSSPNIFSFAKTLQARLGWDVRVVIPDSQKSWVGKAYAISDIVSASYFYPQEPQGLTGDVSPVRRPLKHGESMEWVLLSGTPSSCANIALHNLYPGEIDLVISGPNHGRNSSTAFALSSGTIGAALAATLSVPLPGPAPLASLHTEHVPCIALSYAVVSRPVPPRLLALAAETSVDVCKRLFDNWGHDSVPGKGGKVQIYSVNVPLVEEYLEKGNRKAVYTELWKNAYGRLFKPTALDTTHFDPGDDPDQGKKDITENQPNRPQALPVPAHTETSKGTPGPAALPTPSPTPTPVNAADPAHNPQQQQQLKFRFAPNLQPVLFPREDTLPEGTDAWALASGYVSVTPLRAEYNCIPVGQFGSEL